In Brassica rapa cultivar Chiifu-401-42 chromosome A06, CAAS_Brap_v3.01, whole genome shotgun sequence, a single window of DNA contains:
- the LOC103874676 gene encoding NADPH-dependent aldo-keto reductase, chloroplastic yields the protein MRSDMARLRCGKTIPLLGMGTYCPKKNQESTISAVHQAIKIGYRHFDTAKIYGSEEALGTALGQAISCGSVQREDIFVTSKLWSSDHHDPISALTQTLKTMGLEYLDSYLVHWPIKLKPGVSEPVPKEDEFEKDLGIEETWQGMERCLEMGLCRSIGVSNFSSKKIYDLLDFASVSPSVNQVEMHPLWRQSKLREVCEENKIHVSGYSPLGAPGNCWGSTAVIEHPVIKSIALRHNATPAQVALRWGMSKGASVIVKSFNGARMRENKRALEIKLDDQDLLLIDQLEEWKLMRGDFLVNQTTSPYKSIEQLWDNEI from the exons ATGAGGAGTGACATGGCACGTCTCAGGTGTGGGAAGACGATTCCATTGCTCGGAATGGGAACTTATTGtcctaaaaaaaatcaagagagCACCATCTCAGCCGTCCATCAAGCCATCAAG ATAGGGTATAGACATTTTGACACGGCAAAGATATATGGATCAGAAGAAGCTCTAGGAACTGCATTGGGTCAAGCTATCTCTTGTGGATCTGTCCAAAGAGAAGATATCTTTGTCACTTCAAAGTTATGGTCTAGCGATCACCATGACCCAATCTCTGCCCTCACACAAACTCTTAA GACAATGGGGCTAGAATATCTAGACAGTTACTTGGTGCATTGGCCAATAAAGCTAAAACCAGGAGTGAGTGAGCCTGTCCCTAAGGAAGACGAGTTTGAGAAAGATTTGGGGATTGAAGAAACATGGCAAGGCATGGAGAGATGCTTAGAGATGGGTTTGTGTAGATCCATTGGTGTTAGCAACTTCTCTTCTAAAAAGATCTATGATCTCCTCGATTTTGCTTCTGTTTCTCCTTCAGTTAACCAG GTGGAGATGCATCCATTGTGGAGACAAAGCAAACTAAGGGAAGTGTGTGAAGAGAACAAGATCCATGTAAGTGGATACTCACCACTTGGTGCGCCAGGGAATTGTTGGGGGTCAACAGCTGTGATTGAACATCCTGTAATCAAATCCATTGCCCTCAGGCATAATGCCACCCCAGCTCAG GTGGCTTTAAGGTGGGGAATGTCAAAAGGGGCAAGTGTGATAGTGAAGAGTTTTAATGGAGCAAGAATGAGAGAAAACAAGAGAGCCTTAGAGATTAAATTGGATGATCAAGACTTGTTACTTATCGACCAATTGGAGGAGTGGAAGCTCATGAGAGGAGATTTCCTTGTTAATCAAACCACAAGCCCTTACAAATCCATTGAACAACTTTGGGACAATGAGATATAA
- the LOC103874678 gene encoding protein EMBRYO DEFECTIVE 514, with protein sequence MAEQQDIVNTVSAEANPDPKVEMEVEAAAPKADETSEKREREQTEETEDGGEPKKQKVGEEEKSTGLVKLGPKEFGSSVAMFDYFTKFMHFWPTGLDVNKYEQMVLLDLIKKGHSEPDKKIGGGIKAFQVRTHPMWKSRCFFLVREDDSADDFSFRKCVDQILPLPENMKAPGSTGNGHGGGGRGGGGRRGGRGGGRGGRFRR encoded by the exons ATGGCGGAGCAACAAGATATCGTCAATACCGTGTCGGCTGAAGCGAACCCAGACCCGAAAGTAGAGATGGAAGTCGAAGCCGCGGCTCCAAAAGCCGATGAGACTTCTGAGAAGCGTGAGAGAGAGCAGACAGAGGAAACAGAGGACGGAGGCGAACcgaagaagcagaaggtgggaGAAGAAGAGAAGTCTACCGGTCTGGTGAAGCTAGGTCCGAAGGAGTTCGGTAGCTCTGTGGCGATGTTCGACTACTTTACCAAGTTTATGCACTTTTGGCCAACTGGTCTCGATGTTAACAAG TATGAGCAAATGGTCTTGCTAGATCTGATCAAGAAGGGCCATTCTGAGCCTGACAAGAAGATTGGGGGAGGGATCAAAGCCTTCCAAGTTAGAACCCACCCCATGTGGAAAAGCCGGTGCTTCTTTCTTGTTAGGGAAGACGACTCCGCAGACGATTTCAGCTTCAGGAAGTGCGTTGATCAGATCCTCCCCTTGCCTGAAAACATGAAGGCTCCTGGATCTACCGGCAATGGACATGGTGGGGGAGGtcgtggtggtggtggaagaaGAGGTGGTCGTGGTGGTGGTAGAGGAGGGAGATTCAGAAGATGA
- the LOC103874677 gene encoding cyclic dof factor 1 has protein sequence MQESKDQEIKLFGMKIHLSTVLEAEEDGISAEKNQKETLTDQVEKDKTLKKPTKIIPCPRCNSMETKFCYYNNYNVNQPRHFCKACQRYWTSGGTMRSVPVGAGRRKNKNNSSSSSHNYQHATISETDGPVLNFTHGDDQKVSDNRLMHSWPYMWNPGFYPVYPYWNVPMLSSSPNSSPNSTLGKHSRDEDETIMPKQSYGSVLVPKTLRVDDPNEAAKSSIWTTLGIKNEVMFKGFDSKKEVKISKEETETSLVLCANPAALSRSANFHERL, from the exons atgcaGGAAAGTAAAGATCAAGAGATTAAGCTCTTCGGCATGAAAATTCATCTTTCAACGGTTCTTGAGGCTGAAGAAGATGGAATATCGGCAGAAAAG AACCAAAAGGAGACATTAACTGATCAAGTGGAGAAAGACAAAACATTAAAGAAACCTACCAAGATTATTCCCTGTCCAAGATGCAATAGTATGGAAACAAAGTTTTGTTACTATAACAACTACAACGTAAACCAACCTCGCCATTTCTGCAAAGCTTGTCAAAGATACTGGACCTCTGGTGGGACCATGAGAAGTGTCCCTGTCGGAGCCGGACGAcgcaagaacaagaacaactcatcatcttcttcccatAACTACCAGCACGCCACCATCTCTGAAACAGATGGCCCGGTTCTTAATTTCACCCATGGGGATGATCAAAAGGTCTCAGATAATAGGTTAATGCATTCGTGGCCATACATGTGGAATCCCGGGTTTTACCCGGTTTACCCTTATTGGAACGTTCCAATGTTGTCTTCTTCGCCTAATTCAAGTCCTAATTCTACTCTTGGTAAGCATTCAAGAGATGAAGATGAGACGATCATGCCAAAACAGAGTTATGGGTCTGTATTGGTCCCTAAGACTTTAAGAGTTGATGATCCTAATGAAGCTGCAAAGAGTTCTATATGGACAACACTTGGGATCAAGAACGAAGTTATGTTCAAAGGGTTTGATTCGAAGAAAGAGGTTAAGATTAGCAAAGAAGAAACTGAGACTTCTCTAGTTCTCTGTGCGAATCCAGCTGCGTTATCAAGATCAGCCAATTTCCATGAACGGCTGTGA